One Natator depressus isolate rNatDep1 chromosome 13, rNatDep2.hap1, whole genome shotgun sequence genomic region harbors:
- the LOC141997410 gene encoding perilipin-3-like codes for MSDESQTTAPAPDSKEQQTTASQVAGLPLFKSTYDMVVSTLTSAKETQPSIKSVCEAAEKGVAAMAGEAVISAQLALTDLQPQIAIANMGGCKGLEKLEEKLPVQEPADKGLSDTKTLPSKEVDAVSCRMSEVVDVSLVTLQGSIEAAKSVVTSGMSTVMGATVGQMAMSEMEAVLEQSEDLVDHYLPITDEELASLAESVEGAEGSAVQHQGYFVQLGSLSAQLRQRAYQHSLGKVRQAKQGMQETFLQFHEVLDLINSIRQNVDQKLHDGQQKLHQMWLNWSSEQPEGSNAASTEPKQVESHTLAMSQSITQQLQDTCQTLKASIQGLPSSLQEKVQQVLKNIEELHNSFFAANSFQDLPSATQSQEKITKAQEYLDELLEYVEHNTPFSWLVGPFTPSGRAYVTSQEEPEKEEVAQKEED; via the exons ATGTCTGACGAGAGCCAAACaactgctcctgccccagacaGCAAGGAGCAGCAG ACCACAGCAAGTCAAGTGGCTGGTCTGCCCTTGTTCAAGTCTACTTATGACATGGTGGTGTCTACCCTGACTTCTGCCAAAGAAACCCAGCCATCAATCAAATCTGTGTGTGAGGCAGCAGAGAAAGGAGTAGCTGCCATGGCTGGTGAAGCTGTCATTAGTGCACAGCTGGCTCTAACTGACCTGCAGCCTCAGA TTGCAATTGCAAATATGGGTGGTTGTAAGGGCCTGGAGAAACTGGAGGAGAAGCTGCCAGTCCAAGAGCCAGCAGATAAG GGTCTCTCGGACACCAAAACTCTGCCTTCCAAAGAGGTGGATGCTGTGAGCTGCAGAATGTCCGAAGTGGTAGATGTCTCCTTGGTTACTCTTCAGGGCAGCATAGAGGCTGCAAAATCAGTGGTGACCAGTGGCATGAGTACAGTCATGGGTGCCACAGTGGGTCAAATGGCTATGAGTGAAATGGAAGCTGTGCTGGAGCAATCGGAGGATCTGGTGGATCACTACCTCCCCATCACAGATGAGGAACTAG CAAGCTTAGCTGAATCTGTGGAGGGAGCTGAAGGGTCTGCTGTCCAGCATCAGGGCTACTTTGTGCAGTTGGGCTCCTTGTCAGCTCAGCTCCGCCAACGTGCCTACCAACATTCCTTGGGCAAAGTGAGACAGGCCAAGCAGGGCATGCAGGAGACCTTCCTACAGTTTCATGAAGTCCTTGACCTG ATTAACTCTATCAGGCAGAATGTTGATCAGAAGCTTCATGATGGCCAGCAGAAGCTGCACCAGATGTGGCTCAACTGGAGCAGTGAGCAGCCAGAAGGAAGTAATGCAGCCTCTACAGAGCCAAAG CAGGTGGAGTCTCATACTCTGGCCATGTCTCAGAGCATCACTCAGCAGCTGCAGGACACCTGTCAGACCCTGAAGGCCAGCATCCAGGGCCTCCCTTCCAGCCTACAGGAGAAAGTGCAGCAGGTTCTCAAGAACATAGAAGAGCTTCACAATTCCTTCTTTGCTGCCAACTCCTTCCAGGACCTAccaagtgccacccagagccaggAGAAGATAACCAAAGCCCAAGAGTACCTAGATGAGCTACTTGAGT